The genomic stretch CGCCTTCCAGGCCCGGTCCCGCTCCACCGACACCTTCAACTACGCCACCTACCAcaccctggaggaggtgagggaccCCCGGGACCACTCCGCACCGGCAcggagctctgcatcaggctggcAGAGTGCGGCCAGAGTCAGGGCTGACCTGGGCGTGCGCGGCACCCGCCCCGTctccggggggccggggggggggggggggcggttctggGCTGCGGCTCCGCTACGTTGCAGGGCCTGTGGCAGGCTGGCTGACGCTGCTGCAGGGGGGAGGCGTCCGGGTGACAGCCggcccccccttctctcccttctcagaTCTACGGCTTCATGGATCTGCTGGTGGCCGAGCACCCACAGCTTGTGAGCAAGCTCCAGATCGGCAACACCTACGAGGGGCGTCCCATCTATGTGCTGAAGGTAACGGGCACCTAGGCAAAAATGGGCACCCACATCTGTGCGTGGGGGCCCGTGGGTGAGCCCAGGGTCACCGAGGACGCTCTGCTAAATGAACTCCCCGTGCTGACATTTGGGAAGGTCGCAATTTCTACGCTGGTCTAGCCGTAGGCATACCCGGGCACACACGGTTCTTAAACTTTTAAGTGACCGAGTGTTTTCAAGCAAGCGTCCCGTTGCGGAAAGTATCCGAGAGTCCGGGTAGTCCAGATAAAATGGTTTATTTGTGACACCCCACAGGGAACTGTGtctgggcagaggaaaagagtAGGGCCCGGAGTTCTGGCTGAGTCATATTTGCCCCAAGGCCAGGGTGAAGGCTGGAGGCCAAACTCTGCGGGATTCCTGcgcggccccacccccacccctcacctgagTGATGGCCCCACAAGGAAAGCCTTAACCTGAGATACCCAGGGAGCCGATGGCCTCTGGCCTGGCGCGTGCTCCCCTTCAAGGAGGCAAGATAAGACCCGAGCTGgatctctttgcttttcttgttcagTTCAGCACCGGTGGCAACAACCGTCCCGCCATCTGGATCGACACGGGGATCCATTCCCGGGAGTGGGTTACCCAGGCCAGCGGGGTCTGGTTTGCCAAGAAGGTAAGccgggggaggtgaggagggttCTCACCTGGTGGGCTGATGGTCAAGGCCCACGGGAGCCCGGGCCTCCCCTTTGCATCCAGAAGCAGGGATGCAGAGGTGCAGATGTCCGTTGCTCTAGGGTGGCCGATGCCTGGCCTGACCCGCTCTGCCTGCGTGTCCCCCCCACCAGATCACACAAGACTATGGCCAGGACTTCACTCTCACTGCCATTCTTGATTCCATGGACATCTTCCTGGAGATTGTCACTAACCCTGATGGTTTTGCCTTCACCCACAGCAAGGTACAGACTTCCTCTCGTTCTTGGGGAAAACACGGCGGGCCCCTGGCCTCTGAGCCCCGCAGGCTACTCACCCCGAATCTCAACCCCCAGAAGTTGCGGGAGGGGCAAACAGACCTGTTCTGCTGGACCAGGGTTCTCATCCTAGGCCTTCTTGATGAGGCCCCTCAACTCTCAACCCCTCCGTTGAGAGagccaaaaatgtcttcagacattgccatatatctggggatggggaggggggacaaaatcCCCCAGACCCGCTGCCCTGGACCTTATTTCCtaactttgttttacttttatggCAGGTACAGCCTGCTACCAATCCCGCGTGTacaggcagggggcggggggggggggtggaggggcacctTCGTTTCCGCCGGTAGAAACCTCTGGCCAAGCGCCGCCCACTGTTGCCTCTGTTCTCCTTCAACCAAGAGCCCCCTTTGCAGACAGACCTTCCCGACAACGAGTTGAACGTGGCTTCTGATCCGTGCTGTGTCCACGCCCATGCTCCTGATCGGAGCGCCTCGTGTCGGTTGTGGCCGCGCACGGCCCGCACTGCTCTCCGCGGGCTCTGGCCCCCGGCCCAGCACGGTGACCGACAGGTGTCTGGTTCCTTCCTCAGAATCGCATGTGGCGCAAGACTCGATCCCTCACACCGGGCTCCTCCTGTGTTGGGGTGGACCCCAACCGGAACTGGGACGCTGGCTTTGGGAGTAAGGCCCAGTGTGATTTGGGGGCAGGGACGGGAAACCCAGATGGCTTCTTCCCCGCCTGTGTCctgttgccccccaccccccacccctttcctgccccagcagggagggcagagatgcCAGCCTCTCCGCTGAGGctcccagggagggaggagggcctcTGAGATTTTCTTGCGCCTGGTCCGTAGAAACAAATCTCTCCCCGTTGGAACTTAGGTCTGAAACCTATGTAGGGGGCTTCTAGAGTAActtcatctccttctctctgtggtCCCTTCACTGCAAGGATGGGTCTTGCTTGGGgagccctccttccctctctgggcaCGTCCAcctggctggggagggaggcaggcccccCAGGTTATAAAAGGCCTTGGCCTTTCCTTAATTCCAGGGTGGGGGTGAGCCCTCCTGCATCCCACCCTTATTTCCACGCAAAGAACTTGAGGGTGTGGAAGCCACGCTGCTTGGCTGTTAAGGAATGCtacccccctctcctcccacagtGCCCGGAGCCAGCAGCAACCCCTGCACGGACACTTACCGGGGCAAGTTTGCAAATTCCGAAGTGGAGGTCAAGTCCATCGTGGACTTTGTGAAGAGCCACGGGAACATCAAGGCCTTCATCTCCATCCACAGCTACTCCCAGCTCCTCCTGTATCCCTACGGCTACAAGGCAGAGCCAGCCCCCGACCGGGACGAGCTGGTATGTGCTGATCCCTTGCTTGCCCTGCCGTGCCCAGCACCCCTTTCCACGGACCCCTGATGCCTTGGGAAGACCGGCAAGGCGGACTTGTCTCGCTTTCCGTctgggaaactgaggtacagagtgGCTGAGTCACTTCTGTCCCATGACACTGCAAGGGGAAGGGCTAGACTTTGAGCTCGTACCACAAGTTCAATCTGGAGCCGCGGCGTGATCCACGGCCAGCCAGACATCCTGCGGGGTTCGGGCATCGCGGGGCTGCTGAGCTCCCGCTGTGCGCGGGGCCCCGTGCTCTCTGCTGGGCTACTTCCCAGCTAGACGCTGGGCTACCCTGGCCCTGGCGTTGCTGGCCGTAACAGGTGGTATCGCTTGGCATTTTCTCCAGGATCAGCTGGCCAAGTCTGCTGTGACGGCCCTGGCCTCTCTGTATGGGACCAAGTTCAAGTACGGCAGCATCATCAAAACGATTTGTAAGTGGGTGCACGGTCTCTGgggtggcaccgggagggagctTAGCCGGCTTTTCCTGCCTGACGCGGTGTCCCTCCTGGAGGAAGCAGCCAGGGGTGTGCCTAGATCTGGGAGCATGGGCGAGGACAACAGCCCTCGGCGGTGCCTCGGGGAGCAGTGGGGCCCTTTCCTGAAGTGAACTCTGCCTTTGTCGATACCTTCAGACAAGCCTATCAGTTCCTCTGAGAACTTTTGTCTCCTTGTCTGGGGTGAAGTCCAGCTTTAGGAGGGGATGGAGAGTTCCGCTGGCGTTTGTAGATCACCAAGAAACTCgccttaaaaaaatactcttccTCCAATGCCTTTCAGTGAGGCAGtgaggttagggttagggttagggtctTTTCCCAGCTTACTTGTACATGCAATGCCCCTGCGAGGAGCACTGTTATGTCAGAATGGAATTAAGTCAGCAAAtgttcattgagcacctactctgtacCAGGCCTTGTTTTCTGTGCTTGGCAAATAGTTGGAAATAAGCGAAGATCAGGAAACGTACGTTCTAGTCAGGGAGAGTGACAATAAACACGAATGAGTAGACGATACAGTGTGTTAGGCCATGAATgctagggagaaaaagaaaagctagaacCTGGTGAGTGGAGTCAGGAAGATCGGGCATGGAAGTTGGGTGGGTGGGTTGAAGGGTAGGCCTCATTGAGACAGGAAAATTTGGGCCAGTGTTGAAGGACACGAGGAAGGGCGCCAAGAGGCTATCTATCTGGGGGAAGAGGCTCCCAGGCAGAGGAACCTTCTAGAACAAAGGCCCTGCCATGTGATCTGGACTGGCGTGTTGGGGGGATAGCAGGGACAACATGGAGCCCTAGGTGATGGCCGCAGGGTAAGAGCACACGGGGGTCGTCGGGgacaggtggggggtggggggggcagatcCCGTAGGGCCCTGAGGAATGCAGTAGGTTTGCTGGCCGACGACAGGCAGAAGTACTGAGTCAGAGGCCGAGGACAGAGGTGAGAGGGCTTGCAGGCACCCTTCACGTACCTCCGCCCCCGCGCACCCAGGGCTTGGTGGATGAGCGGGCCACGGTCTTACTGAGGGCTGGCCTTGGTTTTGGACTTCAGGCCTCGTTTGGAAATAGGTTTCAAACCGCACCAGAGGTTGTCGGTTCAGTCGGCGTTGCCAGGTTAAGTCCGGATATGCAGCCCACCTCCCACACCCCTGCCCAGTTCAAAACCAACTTCGTTACCCTCTGTTAACCGCAAATCTGGGCAAAATTCCCTCCAGAAAGACGAGGGGCCTGTGCTTTGCCTCTGGCCTTCTGCACTCTCTCCTGCAGACCAGAGCCCCAGGGGACAGATCCTGGTTACTCAAGCGGGTAACTCTGGTATATTTGGAGGTTTGACCAAAGCAGCTGTTGGAGGGAGGGGGTTTTCAGCGGGGCTTTTGCAACGGCAAGAACTTTCTCGCATTCCCCCGTGATAGAAGATCTACTGCCGgtcctcctctctgggcctctggagCTCAGACCCCTTGGGGGCCTTcctgggagggagccaggctgcTTGGTCAACAGCAGGCACTTAGTAGACGCTGACTCCAGTCAACCCTGCATGAGGCTCCGGGTTTAGGACCGTTGGCCCAGCCCGTACCAGTGTTTCTAAGTGATTGACCTTTGCTCTCCGGCATCTGCTCCTGCCCCAGACCAAGCCAGCGGAAGCACCATTGACTGGACCTACAGCCAGGGCATCAAGTACTCCTTCACCTTCGAGCTCCGGGACACGGGGCGCTATGGCTTCCTGCTGCCGGCCTCCCAGATCGTCCCCACGGCCCAGGAGACGTGGCTGGCGCTTCGGACCATCATGGAATACACCCTGAATCACCCCTACTGAACTGGTCCTTCggccctctcttcttcctcctctctggcccCACCCGGGCGACCAAATAAAGTCTGAGTGTACGTGGAACAGAATCTTGGGGGCTTACATGTGGGAACGTACGTGGCACGTCCGCCTTTTCAAGCTAGGGCAGAAGTGATTTAGTTTTTGCAGGCCTCGCCGGAAATGTGCGGGTGGTTGGACTAGATGACGCCTCGATTGCCCCTGCCTTCCGAGGTCCTCTGAATTTGGATCCAAGTGGTGTCTGTTTTAATTAGACCACCCTGGGCTTAGCTCAGGGGTGGGATGATGTGTTCATACCTTAGTAGCAAGCAGCAGCCACA from Prionailurus viverrinus isolate Anna chromosome A2, UM_Priviv_1.0, whole genome shotgun sequence encodes the following:
- the CPA1 gene encoding carboxypeptidase A1; this encodes MFPAGRSMRGLLIWSVLLGAVLGKEDFVGHQVLRISAADEAQVQKVKELEDLEHLQLDFWRGPGQPGSPIDVRVPFPSIQAVKAFLEAHGLGYTIMIEDVQSLLDEEQEQMFAFQARSRSTDTFNYATYHTLEEIYGFMDLLVAEHPQLVSKLQIGNTYEGRPIYVLKFSTGGNNRPAIWIDTGIHSREWVTQASGVWFAKKITQDYGQDFTLTAILDSMDIFLEIVTNPDGFAFTHSKNRMWRKTRSLTPGSSCVGVDPNRNWDAGFGMPGASSNPCTDTYRGKFANSEVEVKSIVDFVKSHGNIKAFISIHSYSQLLLYPYGYKAEPAPDRDELDQLAKSAVTALASLYGTKFKYGSIIKTIYQASGSTIDWTYSQGIKYSFTFELRDTGRYGFLLPASQIVPTAQETWLALRTIMEYTLNHPY